Below is a window of Actinomycetota bacterium DNA.
GTCCCGCTCGTAGGCGCGCGATCAGCTGCGCACGGATGGCAACCGACTCATCGCGCCCAGACACCGACGGGTTCGTAGTCCAACGGCACGTCGACCAGGATCAGCTCGCTGGTGTCTCGAGCGTTGATGACGAGCTCGTCCTCGTCGATGACGTAGGCCGCGTCGCCCGTGGTGACCTCTTCCCCGTCGAACGAGGCCTCACCGGAGAGCAGGTAGACGTACCCGCCGCGGTCGTCCTGGAACTTGTGGGCCACCTGCTTGCCCGGCGTCAGGCGAGCGACGTACATGGCGGCGTCCTGGTGGACCTTCACGACGTCACCGCCCTCGGGGCCCAGGACCTTGAGCAGCCGATCCGTGCGGTCGTCCTGGGTGTACTGGCGTTGCTCGTTCTCGGGCGGCAACCCGCCCTCGTTGGGCAGGATCCACAGCTGGATGAACCGCATCGGTTCGTCCTCGGAGGCGTTCTGCTCTGAGTGGAACGCGCCCGATCCCAGCGTCATGCGCTGGACGGCGCCAGGCTCGAGCACGCCGTCGTTGCCGAGGCTGTCCTCGTGGCGGAACAGCCCCTCGACGACGTAGGTGATCCCCTCCACGTCCTTGTGCGGATGCAGCGGCCACACCGCGCCTGGCTCCAGACGGTCGTCGTTGAAGACGCGCAGCGGTCCGAGGCCGTTGTTGTCCGGGTCGCGGTAGTCGCTGAACGAGAAGTGCCAGCGGGCGTGGAACCACCCGCCGTCCTCGCTGTGGATCTCCTGATCACGGCGGATGCGGATCACGTTCCACTCCTCGTGCCGTACCGGGCCAGCTCACGTTCCAGGTCCAGCGGCGCGACCGGCGCCTGACGCTCGAGTTCCCCCCACTCCTCCCGCGGAACCAGCCACATGATCTCGAACTCGTTGCCGTCAGGGTCGCGCCCGTACACCGACTTGGACGCCCCGTGGTCGCTCTGTCCGGCGAGCGCCCCGAGCCGGGCAAGGTCGTCACGGGCGGCGGCGAGGTCCTCGATGTCGGCGACCTCCCACGCCAGGTGGTACAGGCCGACCGACCCGCGGGGTGGAGACGGAGCGTCGCCGCCGACCTCGAACAGCCCCAGGTCGTGATGGTTGGCGGTGCCGCGGGCGCGGAGGAACACCGCCCGTCCCCCCGCCTCGACCGTGACCGTCTCGAATCCGAACGCCTCCGCGTAGAACGCCGCCGACCGTTCCACGTCGCGGACGTAGAGCACCGCGTGGTTGAGGCGCCGGACGGGGATCATGCTGCTCCCATGAGCCGCGTATCCCGACCGTACCGACGACGGTTGCGTCGATCGGGGCGGTGCACCGACCGTGGGCCGGGGCGACCACCGCGCTGCGGCGCGCGATCGGACGCGGAGGCTGTCGTCAGGCGTCGAGGTCGTTACAGCGCATCGGGTTCCTCCCACAGGGCTTCGTCGAGCTCACGTTCGCGCTTGCGCTTGAGGAAGAAACCCAACGCGCCCAGCCCCGCGAGGAGGAGCGCGAACAGCTTGCCTTTCCCGACACCGGAGCTCTCCTCGTCTCGCAGGGTGTCGTCGTCGTTCCGACCCAACATCAGCCGATCCTCTCCGTCGCTGGCCGCCGCCCCGACCGGTGACGGTAGCAGCGTGGCCGTTGGCCCTCGGGTGCCCGCGATGGCGATCAGCCGGGGAACGCCGCGGCCAGCGCAGCCATCCGTCGTGTGTAGCAACCGCCAGGCCAGTCAGCCCAGCGCCAGCCCGCCAACGGCATACGGTGGTGGCATGGCCGGTAGCGCGATGAGGGGCCAGCCGTGGGGGAGGATGTGGGCTCGATCGGTGTGCGGCGGCTGTACGAAGCCATCACCGTAGTAGCCAACGAGGCGCTCGATATCGCGGAGGCTCTCCACCGGGGACTCAGCCACGTGTGTGGCGCCATGGGTTGGCCCGTGGGTCACGCCATGCTGGTCGCAGGCGATCGTCTGACGCCGACGGAGATCTGGTTCCTCGAGGATCCCGATGAGTTCTCGGTGTTCCGGGAGGTGACGGGAACGGTGACCTTCGAGCTCAGCGAGCAGCACGGCCCCTTACGGGCGACCGCAACTCGCCGCGAACCGACCTGGCTCGTCGATGTCACGGCGGAGCGCGGCTTCCAGCGCGCGCGCCTGGCCGACGACCTCGGTGTGCGCGGCGCCATGATCATCCCGGTGCTCGTGGGGGACGAGAGCGTCGCCGTCCTCGAGTTCTACTCACGCGACCCGGTCGAACCCGACCGCGACGTCCTGGAGGTCATGCGTTACGTCGGCGTCCAGCTCGGACGAGTGTTCGAGAGACAGCGGGTCAAGGACGCTGAAGGGCGCACGCTCGACGCCGAGCGGCGCTACCTGCGCATCGCCGCCCACGAGATGACCGCCCCGCTGGCAACGGCATCGGGCTACCTGCAGTTCCTGCTCAACACCGACCACATCAGCGACGAAGAAAGAGAGCGGGTGCTGCGCGCCGTCCGAGGCGCCTTGGAGACGCTGCAGCGGATCACGACGAACTTCCTGATCGACGCGCGTCTCCACGCGGGCAGCATCCGCGCGCACACGGAGGCCACGAGCGTGGCCAAGGTGGTCCGCGATGCGGTTTCGGATGTGCCGACCGTCACCACAGCTGTCCAGGTGCGCTGCCCGGACGGCCTCCTGGTCCAAGCCGACGGGTTCCTGCTGCGTCAGGCCATCGTCAACTTGCTCACCAACGCCGAACGCTACGGCGAGCCTCCTGTCACGGTCGCCTGCCGGCGTCTCGACGGACTGGTCGAGATGGTCGTCAGTGATCAGGGTCCAGGCGTCGAGCATGAGTTCGTGCCTCGACTGTTCGAACGGTTCACGAGGGCGTCAGACATCGGCCAGGGCACTGGACTGGGCCTGGAGATCGTCGCGGGCCTCGTGGCGCTCCAAGGTGGACGCGTGCGGTACGAGCCCAACCGGCCACGCGGAGCCTCGTTCATCATCACACTGCCCCACGCCCCTCCGCCAGACCCGACCGACGGGGACGGGTTCGCCCGACCCGACAGCACCGCACCGTGACCGATGTCACAGCCGTCCGGCTCCCGAGCGACCCGTGACAGGCGACGGGCGACACGTCTCAGCATGCCGGGACCGGCCCTGAGCTGGGGGGACGTTGGCTGTGGGGCAACCTGGATTTGAACCAGGGACCTCACCCTTATCAGGGGTGCGCTCTAACCATGCTGAGCTATTGCCCCGGAGTGGCTCGGAGCGTACCGGGGCGCCGAGGCAGGTGCGAACCCCTGTCAGCTGCCGCCACCGCGGCCGCCGAATATCGACTCGTCGCTGCGGCGGGAGTCGCCGCCGTCGTCGTCGGACTCCGAGCCGCCAGGCGCGGCCGAGTCGTCGGAGGTGTCCCCGCCGGATCCGCCGCCAGACACACGTTCCAACGGCCAAGCCCCGGGTGTTGTGTCACCCAGCGCACCGATCGGTTGCTGATCGCGGCTCGGTGATCCTGTCCTCGTCGCCGGTGCCCGCGTTCGCATCGAGGCGGAGCCAGACGACGTGCTGCCGCCACCGCCAGACGACGTACCTGCCGCGGCGGTGGAACGCTGAGTGTCTCCGGCCGTGCTCGATGAGTGGCTGGCCGCCCCCTGCTGCCACAGCGACGGTTGCTGGCCAGCATGCTGCCAGCCGGGCGGCGACTCGGGAGCCGAACGTGACGTCACCGTCTCCCCCATCCCACCCGGGACGGAGACGGATAGCTCGATCCCGCCGATCAGGTCGGCGATGAGGTTGTAGAGGAACGTGAACAGCACCATCAGGCCGGTTGCGATGATCACACCGAGGATCCCCAGCAGCAGCAGCATGCGGAACAGGTTCCCGCCATTGATGCCGCACTCTTCGAAGCCGACGTCCGTCGCGAGCTGACAGGCCTGCTCGATGATCCCGAGCTGACGGATGAGGAACCACACCAACCCGAACCCGAGAAGGGCGATCACCAGGATGCACGCGTTGACGATCGCGCCGAACTTCAGCACCGACCATGGGTCGATCCGCCGCACGGTCATCTTCCGCCGGGCCACCGCATCTCCTCGCCCCGAAGTCGCCGCGAGTCTAGGTGCCAGCGCCGGCGGTCCTCGCCACCCGCGCCCGGACAGGCGGTCACGCCCTGGTCACTCCTCGTCATCGGCGTTGTCCAGGACGCGGGCGACCGACGCCACCTTGGCGCCCTCGTCGGGCCGCATCACCCGCACGCCGTGGGTGGCCCGACCGGTGGGCCGCACGTCAGCGACCCGCATCCTGATCACCGTGCCCGTATCGGTGACCATGAAGATCTCTGCGTCGTACGGGGCGATCAGGGCGCCAGCCAACCCGCCGCGCTCCTCGGTGAGCTTGGCGGTGATGACCCCCTTGCCGCCGCGCTTCTGCAGCGGGTAACGCTCGAGCGGGGTGCGCTTGCCGTACCCCTCCTCGGTGATGACCAGCAGCTGGCCGTCCTCCATGGTCTTGGCCAGGGCGAGGACCTCGTCGTCGTCCTCCAGGCGCATCCCGATGACCCCGCCGGCGTTGCGTCCCATCGGGCGGGCGTCCTCCTCGTGGAAGCGGATCGCCTGACCCTGGCGGGAGATCATGAACAGGTGGTCGTCACCGCCGGTCACCGTG
It encodes the following:
- a CDS encoding VOC family protein, producing the protein MIPVRRLNHAVLYVRDVERSAAFYAEAFGFETVTVEAGGRAVFLRARGTANHHDLGLFEVGGDAPSPPRGSVGLYHLAWEVADIEDLAAARDDLARLGALAGQSDHGASKSVYGRDPDGNEFEIMWLVPREEWGELERQAPVAPLDLERELARYGTRSGT
- a CDS encoding pirin family protein, translated to MIRIRRDQEIHSEDGGWFHARWHFSFSDYRDPDNNGLGPLRVFNDDRLEPGAVWPLHPHKDVEGITYVVEGLFRHEDSLGNDGVLEPGAVQRMTLGSGAFHSEQNASEDEPMRFIQLWILPNEGGLPPENEQRQYTQDDRTDRLLKVLGPEGGDVVKVHQDAAMYVARLTPGKQVAHKFQDDRGGYVYLLSGEASFDGEEVTTGDAAYVIDEDELVINARDTSELILVDVPLDYEPVGVWAR
- a CDS encoding HAMP domain-containing histidine kinase, whose translation is MGEDVGSIGVRRLYEAITVVANEALDIAEALHRGLSHVCGAMGWPVGHAMLVAGDRLTPTEIWFLEDPDEFSVFREVTGTVTFELSEQHGPLRATATRREPTWLVDVTAERGFQRARLADDLGVRGAMIIPVLVGDESVAVLEFYSRDPVEPDRDVLEVMRYVGVQLGRVFERQRVKDAEGRTLDAERRYLRIAAHEMTAPLATASGYLQFLLNTDHISDEERERVLRAVRGALETLQRITTNFLIDARLHAGSIRAHTEATSVAKVVRDAVSDVPTVTTAVQVRCPDGLLVQADGFLLRQAIVNLLTNAERYGEPPVTVACRRLDGLVEMVVSDQGPGVEHEFVPRLFERFTRASDIGQGTGLGLEIVAGLVALQGGRVRYEPNRPRGASFIITLPHAPPPDPTDGDGFARPDSTAP
- a CDS encoding DUF3566 domain-containing protein, which encodes MARRKMTVRRIDPWSVLKFGAIVNACILVIALLGFGLVWFLIRQLGIIEQACQLATDVGFEECGINGGNLFRMLLLLGILGVIIATGLMVLFTFLYNLIADLIGGIELSVSVPGGMGETVTSRSAPESPPGWQHAGQQPSLWQQGAASHSSSTAGDTQRSTAAAGTSSGGGGSTSSGSASMRTRAPATRTGSPSRDQQPIGALGDTTPGAWPLERVSGGGSGGDTSDDSAAPGGSESDDDGGDSRRSDESIFGGRGGGS